Proteins encoded within one genomic window of Fibrobacter sp.:
- a CDS encoding M3 family oligoendopeptidase, with product MNRNFVPSNLNPDDSRAVADLYRTLLQREIPVDSAKLRQWILDWSELESVLGEVSCRRYVAMTCNTADADAAKAYEDFVENIQPIMNEYDDKLNKKLVAHPAKDALKGEFGEWFKSVQVSLDLFSPENIPLETEENKEIQAYQKITGGMSVEFEGETKTMQQMAAYMERTDRELRERAWRTMWERRLQDKEALDNSFDNLFSIRKKIAKNAHCKDFIDYIFLAKHRFDYTPADCEAFHESIEKLVLPMQKEMYKKRAQKMGLDKLRPWDLSVDPQNRAPLKPYSTGDELIEKVDQIFESIHTQAGKWAREMQAKKLIDPDSRLGKAPGGYQIGFDESRLPFIFMNSACTDRDIYTLLHESGHSFHQFALADQPIFPYRDVPAEFAEVASMSMELIGMSNLKPFYGDNSEAIARSIAGELEDVIWLFPWVASVDSFQHRLYNFPTHTAEDRSDIWDEIMDRYDAGVDYSGLEAVRRNLWQKQLHIFECPFYYIEYGIAQIGALQVWANFKKDPKKAIDDLFKAESLGSSRPVRELFAAANIKFDFKPQTLEPLMQVVWDEISKM from the coding sequence ATGAATAGAAACTTTGTACCGAGCAACCTGAATCCTGACGACAGCCGCGCCGTCGCCGACTTATACAGAACCCTTTTGCAGCGCGAAATCCCCGTCGATTCCGCAAAGCTCCGCCAGTGGATTCTGGACTGGAGCGAACTCGAATCCGTGCTGGGCGAAGTCAGCTGCCGCCGCTACGTGGCCATGACCTGCAATACCGCCGACGCGGATGCGGCCAAGGCCTACGAGGATTTCGTCGAGAACATCCAGCCCATCATGAACGAGTACGACGACAAGCTCAACAAGAAGCTCGTGGCGCACCCGGCAAAAGATGCGCTCAAGGGCGAATTCGGCGAATGGTTCAAGAGCGTACAAGTTTCGCTGGACCTGTTCTCCCCCGAAAACATCCCACTCGAAACGGAAGAGAACAAGGAAATCCAGGCATACCAGAAAATTACCGGAGGCATGAGCGTCGAATTCGAAGGCGAAACGAAGACGATGCAGCAGATGGCCGCCTACATGGAACGCACGGACCGCGAGCTCCGCGAACGCGCATGGCGCACGATGTGGGAACGCCGCCTCCAGGACAAGGAAGCGCTCGACAATTCCTTCGACAACCTTTTCTCCATCCGCAAAAAGATTGCGAAGAACGCGCACTGCAAGGACTTTATCGACTACATATTCCTCGCGAAGCACCGCTTTGACTACACGCCCGCCGACTGCGAGGCCTTCCACGAAAGCATCGAGAAGCTCGTCCTCCCGATGCAGAAGGAGATGTACAAGAAGCGTGCTCAAAAAATGGGACTCGATAAACTGCGCCCGTGGGACTTGAGCGTAGACCCGCAGAACCGCGCGCCGCTCAAGCCGTACAGCACGGGCGACGAACTCATCGAGAAGGTGGACCAGATTTTCGAGAGCATCCACACGCAGGCAGGCAAGTGGGCCCGCGAGATGCAGGCGAAAAAGCTCATCGACCCGGATTCCAGGCTCGGCAAGGCACCCGGCGGATACCAGATCGGTTTCGACGAGAGCCGCCTCCCCTTCATCTTCATGAATTCCGCTTGCACGGACCGCGATATTTACACGCTCCTGCACGAATCGGGCCATTCGTTCCACCAGTTCGCGCTTGCCGACCAGCCGATTTTCCCGTACCGCGACGTACCGGCGGAATTTGCCGAAGTGGCGAGCATGAGCATGGAACTCATCGGCATGTCGAACCTGAAGCCGTTCTATGGCGACAACAGCGAAGCAATCGCCCGCAGCATCGCAGGCGAACTCGAAGACGTCATCTGGCTGTTCCCGTGGGTAGCAAGCGTCGACAGCTTCCAGCACAGGCTCTACAACTTCCCCACCCATACGGCGGAAGACCGCAGCGACATCTGGGACGAAATCATGGACCGTTACGACGCCGGAGTGGATTACAGCGGGCTCGAAGCCGTGCGCCGCAACCTCTGGCAGAAGCAGCTCCACATTTTCGAATGCCCGTTCTACTACATCGAGTACGGAATCGCCCAGATCGGGGCCCTGCAGGTGTGGGCGAACTTCAAGAAAGACCCGAAAAAGGCCATCGACGACCTGTTCAAGGCCGAAAGTCTCGGGAGCAGCCGCCCCGTCAGGGAACTTTTTGCCGCCGCGAACATCAAGTTCGACTTCAAACCGCAGACTCTTGAACCCCTGATGCAGGTCGTTTGGGACGAAATCAGCAAGATGTAG